Proteins encoded together in one Hevea brasiliensis isolate MT/VB/25A 57/8 chromosome 16, ASM3005281v1, whole genome shotgun sequence window:
- the LOC110643824 gene encoding uncharacterized protein LOC110643824 isoform X1, translating to MAEEAQDSEKVKNETAPEDSPDIESQIKDAMRSRVNHFKEQADSLTFEGVRRLLEKDLGLQKYVLDVHKRFVKQCLVQCLEGAVDGNASKDSGETVEKHARSTKRKATESPEGYESKNDIKEPYSEDEEKIEDSPVMGLLTGKKTPKSEAEETLVDKNKEVPSESSIKKALLKRASYVKDNSEKITMAGLRRLLEEDLRLEKHALDPYKTFISKQLDEVLQSSEVPEPKKKNIKTSSLGKASKKMSAEGSSGSSGRECDEEDEDELRPKKKIGPKQKMLNSEGTKKRKMLEKETKVSGKKQIKHVETVAEDNSDAEDSGNASEDSHSQSSAEKPVKKKEASTPAYGKRVEHLKSVIKSCGMSVPPAIYKKVKQVPENKREAQLIKELEEILSKEGLSSNPSEKEIKEVRKRKERAKELEGIDTSNIVSSSRRRSTISYVPPPKPKIPVESDSDDTDEDEDDDDDDDDAEDENDEDDGCNDGDDDSQTDEGHVEDSD from the exons ATGGCCGAGGAAGCTCAAGATAGCGAGAAGGTAAAAAATGAAACGGCGCCGGAGGATTCGCCTGATATCGAGTCGCAGATTAAGGATGCTATGCGCTCCCGCGTCAACCACTTCAAAGAACAAGCCga TTCTTTGACCTTTGAGGGGGTCAGGAGACTGTTGGAGAAGGACTTGGGGTTGCAGAAATATGTTTTGGATGTGCATAAGAGATTTGTCAAGCAATGTCTGGTGCAG TGCTTAGAAGGTGCTGTTGATGGCAATGCTTCCAAGGATTCTGGGGAAACTGTGGAAAAACACGCCCGTTCAACAAAAAGAAAAGCAACGGAATCGCCTGAAGGATATGAATCTAAAAATGATATAAAAGAACCTTATTCCGAAGATGAGGAGAAAATCGAAGACTCTCCCGTAATGGGCCTTTTGACAGGGAAAAAAACACCTAAATCAGAAGCTGAGGAAACTCTAGTTGATAAGAATAAAGAAGTTCCAAGTGAGAGCAGCATAAAGAAAGCCTTGTTGAAGAGAGCTTCCTATGTCAAAGATAATTCTGA GAAAATTACAATGGCTGGACTTCGTCGACTTCTAGAGGAAGATCTTAGACTTGAAAAGCATGCCCTTGATCCCTATAAGACATTTATAAGCAAGCAGTTAGATGAG GTATTACAATCTTCTGAAGTTCCTGAACCtaagaagaaaaatataaaaactagTTCTCTAGGAAAAGCATCTAAGAAGATGAGTGCTGAAGGTAGTTCTGGTTCTTCGGGTAGAGAATGTGAcgaggaagatgaagatgaacTAAGACCAAAGAAGAAAATTGGTCCAAAACAAAAAATGCTAAATTCTGAAGGTACTAAAAAACGGAAGATGCTAGAGAAGGAAACCAAAGTATCTGGCAAGAAGCAGATCAAACATGTGGAAACAGTAGCAGAGGACAATAGTGATGCGGAAGACAGTGGAAATGCCTCTGAAGATAGCCATTCTCAATCATCAGCTGAAAAACCAGTCAAG AAAAAGGAAGCTTCAACTCCGGCATATGGGAAACGTGTTGAGCATCTAAAATCTGTAATAAAATCCTGTGGGATGAG TGTGCCTCCTGCAATTTACAAAAAGGTTAAGCAGGTTCCTGAGAATAAACGTGAGGCCCAGCTAATAAAGGAGTTGGAGGAGATACTTTCTAAAGAAGGATTGTCATCAAACCCTTCTGAAAAAG AAATCAAGGAAGTCAGAAAGAGGAAGGAAAGAGCAAAAGAACTTGAGGGCATTGACACGAGTAATATTGTGTCAAGTTCACGCAGAAGGTCCACAATAAGTTATGTACCTCCTCCAAAGCCCAAAATACCGGTTGAAAGTGATAGCGATGATACTGATGAGGatgaggatgatgatgatgacgATGATGATGCAGAAGATGAAAATGATGAGGATGATGGATGTAATGATGGGGATGATGACAGCCAAACCGACGAGG
- the LOC110643824 gene encoding uncharacterized protein LOC110643824 isoform X2: protein MAEEAQDSEKVKNETAPEDSPDIESQIKDAMRSRVNHFKEQADSLTFEGVRRLLEKDLGLQKYVLDVHKRFVKQCLVQCLEGAVDGNASKDSGETVEKHARSTKRKATESPEGYESKNDIKEPYSEDEEKIEDSPVMGLLTGKKTPKSEAEETLVDKNKEVPSESSIKKALLKRASYVKDNSEKITMAGLRRLLEEDLRLEKHALDPYKTFISKQLDEVLQSSEVPEPKKKNIKTSSLGKASKKMSAEGSSGSSGRECDEEDEDELRPKKKIGPKQKMLNSEGTKKRKMLEKETKVSGKKQIKHVETVAEDNSDAEDSGNASEDSHSQSSAEKPVKKKEASTPAYGKRVEHLKSVIKSCGMSVPPAIYKKVKQVPENKREAQLIKELEEILSKEGLSSNPSEKGHVEDSD, encoded by the exons ATGGCCGAGGAAGCTCAAGATAGCGAGAAGGTAAAAAATGAAACGGCGCCGGAGGATTCGCCTGATATCGAGTCGCAGATTAAGGATGCTATGCGCTCCCGCGTCAACCACTTCAAAGAACAAGCCga TTCTTTGACCTTTGAGGGGGTCAGGAGACTGTTGGAGAAGGACTTGGGGTTGCAGAAATATGTTTTGGATGTGCATAAGAGATTTGTCAAGCAATGTCTGGTGCAG TGCTTAGAAGGTGCTGTTGATGGCAATGCTTCCAAGGATTCTGGGGAAACTGTGGAAAAACACGCCCGTTCAACAAAAAGAAAAGCAACGGAATCGCCTGAAGGATATGAATCTAAAAATGATATAAAAGAACCTTATTCCGAAGATGAGGAGAAAATCGAAGACTCTCCCGTAATGGGCCTTTTGACAGGGAAAAAAACACCTAAATCAGAAGCTGAGGAAACTCTAGTTGATAAGAATAAAGAAGTTCCAAGTGAGAGCAGCATAAAGAAAGCCTTGTTGAAGAGAGCTTCCTATGTCAAAGATAATTCTGA GAAAATTACAATGGCTGGACTTCGTCGACTTCTAGAGGAAGATCTTAGACTTGAAAAGCATGCCCTTGATCCCTATAAGACATTTATAAGCAAGCAGTTAGATGAG GTATTACAATCTTCTGAAGTTCCTGAACCtaagaagaaaaatataaaaactagTTCTCTAGGAAAAGCATCTAAGAAGATGAGTGCTGAAGGTAGTTCTGGTTCTTCGGGTAGAGAATGTGAcgaggaagatgaagatgaacTAAGACCAAAGAAGAAAATTGGTCCAAAACAAAAAATGCTAAATTCTGAAGGTACTAAAAAACGGAAGATGCTAGAGAAGGAAACCAAAGTATCTGGCAAGAAGCAGATCAAACATGTGGAAACAGTAGCAGAGGACAATAGTGATGCGGAAGACAGTGGAAATGCCTCTGAAGATAGCCATTCTCAATCATCAGCTGAAAAACCAGTCAAG AAAAAGGAAGCTTCAACTCCGGCATATGGGAAACGTGTTGAGCATCTAAAATCTGTAATAAAATCCTGTGGGATGAG TGTGCCTCCTGCAATTTACAAAAAGGTTAAGCAGGTTCCTGAGAATAAACGTGAGGCCCAGCTAATAAAGGAGTTGGAGGAGATACTTTCTAAAGAAGGATTGTCATCAAACCCTTCTGAAAAAG